The Peromyscus maniculatus bairdii isolate BWxNUB_F1_BW_parent chromosome 15, HU_Pman_BW_mat_3.1, whole genome shotgun sequence DNA segment AGTTAACATATTATTCCTAAGAAAGGAATATTTCCTTACAAATAGAAATATCTTTTATAGATTAACATCTTTCTATAAGAAGTAATTTTTCCAAGGTACAGCCTGTGTAGAAAGCATCTCTTATGAACAGCTCAAGTGAATACCATAGCAGAAACACATAATCTCAGGAGTAAATAGTATAGTAGAAACACACGCTCAAGTggcatttctcattttttttgttttagtcctattatttaaaatgtgtcaaagaaaatgatattaCGTGTCAAAATTAACAAGAACCCCAAACTATATAACTCATGAACTTCTTTCTGTACAGTTATGACAGACATTCAGAACAAAAGCTGAGGAGTTCATACTGGATTTCATGTTGTCTCTTTTGAATGTATTTATGCACTTACACACcagcaaaaaaaaagaattagaaacagAAGAACAGTTATCTCACGTCCTCTTTCACAACCCATGTTCAGTACCTGCTGTCAATCCTTCCTCACCTCCTAATATTTAGCCTGTAATCTCTTTTCTACATGGCATACTATACTCATGTGTAAATTTGTTCCCATATGTACATTTATTATAGTCTAGATTATACGTATGAGGGAAATAATACAGTTTTTCTGAGATTGTGTGACCTCAATATATATTCCAAGGCCATCAATATTCCTGCAAATTTTGTGATTATATTTTTTAGTGCTAaaaagcatttgtgtgtgtgtatatatatacacatatataataaatatatacacttATATGTAATAAAGTCTCCATTAATATGAACACCTATGTTATCTCGGGTTCTTTACGATTATGagtaaaaaagcaaataaatatagGGCACAAATAACTCTATAGTAAGGTGTGAGGTTCCCTGAGCATAGTCCAGGACTGAAACAGTGGGGACAGTGCAGAGACTAGAGCCCTGGTTCCCGGAATGTGATGTCATAATGGGTGTGAGGTGCTGACTTGTGAGGTTCCAGTGGTCAGTGCAGCACCCAGAGTCTCATAGGCCACTGGGGGGCTGTGGCTCTAACCACAGCCTGTAGACAGCAGACTGCACCGTACCTGCAGTTTAGTACCTGCCTCCAGCAGGCTCAGAAGGTCCAAGGGTGGCCAAGGATTGGACCCCATGTGGTCACCTGGGTGCTTAGAGGGGGAGCCCCACCTGCACTGACATCTGAGCCCCCTGGATTCAATACCTGGTTGTAGGGTGCTCTCCTATGGATGTGTGGGTGACCTCATGTTTTTATGGGCCAACTGTGTATCCCAAGCTGGGAGGCATGACGATGTACTCAGGTTATTGTTCAATGATTTGTCCAACTTTCCTTCCTGAAGCATGTTAACACTGAAGAAGGCCAGCTGTGATTATTTTGAGTGGGCACAGCTAGTGTTATGAAGATGGCAACTGTTTCACCATGAAGATATTGTACAGCATTATTTTAATAAGAGAATGTTGAAGCCAAATTATACATGTAGGGTAATGTAATAAGTTAGTATTACCTATGTGTATACTGTTAACCATCTTAACATGTAAGGTTCCTGGTAATTGTATAGAAAACATAAGACAGCTTTTATGGTTTACACAGCATGTAGAGTTATTTGTCAGAATTGTTATTAAATATGTTTACAGCATCTAACAGACTTTTGCTGAGAGGGCCCTGATAAACCTATGATGCTGGAATTGTTACTGGGAGATTATAGACAGGGGGTCCCTCCTATCCTCATTATGTATCATTTGCTTTTATTACAAACGCCTTTATTCTAAGAGATGAACATTAGTAGTCTCCATTCCACATAGGTTCCTGTCAGGTGTTCTGAGGCACACAATGTCTTTTTCGTGGCTGTTTGTTGATCTCCTTTTCCTCTGTCTCAGGGTCAGGGGACTGACTCAGTTCAGGAGATTTAGACCTTAGAGACACACATGCTTGGGTCTGACATCAGGATGCCAAATCCTAGCTTCAGAGTGAAACTTTTCAGTTTGATAAGACAGCATGTGTTCATAGGATTGTAATATTGCCCATAcatgagagagaattgttttcTACAATGGAAAAGGTGAAACACAACCAATAGTAGCCAGGCTTGTTGGGGCAGAAACAAAGGCAGATCACAGGCATAAGGCAAAGGAATCTCAGGGACAGAGGGAATATCCTATCTTAGCTACAGGAAGCAGGCTTAGAGAACTAACAGAAAAAGGAGGCACTAGGACCCAGTGGAGCTTCTCTAACTTGACAGCCACATAGGTAAGGTTCCCTCTAGCACAAAAATGGTGGTCCCATACCCCACGGCTGCAGTTCATTAGACGCTGGCCTCCGTGGTTGATTAggctttgtggtagtttgaatgtaattggcccccataaggtCATTgtgattggcactattaggaggtgtggctttgttacaGTGGGTGTggactttttggaggaagtgtgccatggtaggctttgaagtctcctatgcccagtgtctcagtttacttcctgttgtctgcacaAGACAGAGAACTCTCAGTTATgtgtccagcaccatgtctgcccgcacactgccatgttcacaccatgatgatagtagactaaacctctgaaactgtaagccatgcAATTAAAGATTGTCCTGTAttaaagttgccatggtcatggtgtctcttgatggcaataaaaaccctaagacaggcttCCTGATGCCTGTGGTCTCAGAAGGGTAAAAAAGTGCTGAGGGAATGGTCTAAGCTTGCCAACACTGCAGCTCCCGATCAAGAGGCCCCTGCCCACACCATAGgtgctccttcctgcctccaccacagGATGTGAGCACAAGAGAGCcacccacttcctgtctgctcatCTTGTGCCTGGTTTTAAGGTAACTGGACTCTTAGTAAACAGCCAACAAATCCTTATGACCTCATGAGTAGAAGCAACTAATATCTCTAATTACATACTGGCTATTTTTTTCAGCAATGGGAGCTTTTACTGGGATAACACAATGGATAATGAATTTCAAAAAAGTCAAGGGTGCTAAAACTGAAAGGCCACTAGATATTGGGCTGAACAAATATGTTGTAAGTTTGTTGGAGTTATATTAAGAGAGGAGGCATGAGTGAGCATGAGAATAGTAAGAGACATCAAGGGCCACTGTGAATGCCCTGGGAGTTCaaagaaattaatgaatgctttaaagacccccccccccatacctaATGAGTTACGTTACAAATTGAAGAGGCATGATTGTCATTGACCCATTTGTGTCCCTACATTTTTGATAGACTGGTCTCTTACATATGAATAAGGAAATGATTGTTTTGTCCTTAGCTAAATCAGACACTGACATGATATTATAGGGCTATAGGTTAAGTTACAACCCCATACACAACAATGGCTTATATGCAAATACCCACACTGAGGGTTTCACAACAAATGACTGATATTGTAGAAAGTGGGAAAGTAGTGAGGTGTCAGAGCCTgccgacagtcagctgggtagctagGTAGAGGCGTGCAGATTGTAGAGacagtgaagaagacagaaaagagttgagAGGTCTGCCAGTCAATGCCAGACAGTCccaagtttatttcacagccagcttatatacagttttgaaggacagaggtagaacaatgcacagcacaggcattcaaccactatctgTCCTGTCCTTGAGTCAAGGAACAGGCAGTTTCGTTTTCTATCTTGATGTACCTCCGGCTGGCATCAGTagcctgcatctagctagatagtgtgttccttcctgtgggctaatcaggactttctcacagccctggagcaggcaagcttgaactctattgactcagaatagacttcagattaaactgggaaactgagtcagttgtagGCTCCCACAGTGAGGCGACTAAACAGTGCAGTTATAATTAACAGTATAAACAAAGCATAAAATGCAGAGAGAAATTACGACTGCAGCAAGATGTCCAGGGACAGTAAGCAAACTGATATGGAAAATTGCTTATCCCACAAGCCTTCAGACATGGGTCAGGAACAGCAAAATCCATGTAAATGTGGAAGCAGTGTGCTGGACTGAAAAGTGTTGAAGCAAACAGGAATGGACTCAGAACAAGGTGGGTTTCACCATCACCTCCTGTCCAGACAGATCTTGGAGAATCTTCCAAACTCCTACCCTCCTCTTCAAGAAAAGGGCATATGCCAAGTTAAGGTTTGAAGATACATATTTCTGAGACTCACTCCAAGTACACCTATGTGATGAGATCACCTATGCTGTAGCTGACTTTCAAACTCAGTTGTCCAGAATCAGTTGATAAGATCTAAAATGACCTACAAGTCAAACTTCTGATAATGGCTCTTAGAGAACTTCTGTAGtagatttttttaaggcaagaACCCCCTGTTTAAACATGTGGTGGCTCCATACTTTGGGTGTCAGCCCTTGACAGTATAAACAGTGTTGAACAGAAGCATTCATTACTCCCTCCATCAGGACTGTGCATGTGATTTGACCAACAGCAATTTCCTCTGAAGGGATATATTGCTTTCTGGAGGGGACCACCATTACCCTTAGGGAAATTATCATGTGATAGGCATGGGGAATTCATAGTTATTTACAAGATTCACTGGACCCTCCCTGCTAAAGGCTGTATAAACAGTAACGGTTGTAGGGAAGAAAACTCCCTCATCAGTGGAGCTGCCTGCAAGTCATGCATTGAGCTGCAGGCATGCAACTTCCCTGAGTTCTTACTCTGAGTCCAGTCAGATTTTTAGTACTGTTGATGTTGCTGCCttgagtcatccatgctcctgtTCTAATCCCTCATGCAGACTCTGGTCTGCAATCCCAGTAATAAACTCACTGCTTCATGAAGATGGGGGTAtaggtggaatcattgttgtgtcTGTCCTCAAAGCCTCATCTGAGGTGTGTAGACATTCTTTCTCTTCCACATTGGAAACTCACAGAAAAGAGTGTCTTTTTGATTTCTGTGAGACAACACATAAAGAAGTTTTGATgtattaatctaattaatcttatcattaaaaaatcaggagtcagatattggggtaagaacctgaaagatcagagaagcagggggtAGTCCCCAGGCACTTCCTACCTCTACTGTTCCTCCATCTAGAAgggccgagatcctgtctctgcccagccttactacttcctgtcttctgtctACAGttctccaaacctctatggttaattttggtcagctaatggctagctctaccctctgactccaagcaagctttatttgtcagacacaataaaaataacacacaacCAAGTTTGATTTGCTGCACATGATTACAGAGCTGAAAAGTTCTTTGCAGAGAGCATGGAAGCAGTCAGGCACTCATGGTCCTGGAGCAATAGGACAGAGTTTACTTCTTGATCCACAGATAGAAGGCAGGCAAAGGTTACTGGGCATGGCATAGGATTCtgtaacctcaaagcccagctccAGGGACAcatcctaatctttcccaaacagttcctaCCAACTGGTGCCCAACCATTCAATTTTATGCACCTATAGGTGCCATTCTCATATTAAAGCACAGTGACTTTGAAGTTATAAATAATGTTAAATCTGCTGTAATTTTTAGATTAACTCCGAAATGAGCAATCCTGGTCCTTTGTAGTGAGCCCACATTCAATGTGCTCTGAGTCAGGAGCACATGCATGGATGTCTCTATCTTGTGAAAGTgcaatttcatttgaaaaatgagaTAGTATTGAAGAGTCTCTATGCTCAAAACTATACTTGTAGGAAAGTCTTTCCAGGATCATCACCCACAGACAAAAGAAACTGTGCTCTGGTGCCTGGCACCATCCCAAGATGGACCCCAACTGGAGAGCATTTTCCACATTGTACTAGTTATGTAGGTTTAAGATGCATCATGTATGTCAACATGGAGCTTTGTAGCCCTGTTAAAGTGACCAGTCTCTTGAGGCAATGTGTAGGATGTACACTGTTCCTCCCAACAGTCCCTGTGTGGTTGCtcttgtggaataatctttttgtatcttgtgaagatgtgtcactctgattggtttaataaaaaaggtGAATGGACAAGAGTTAAGCAGGATTTCCATGCCCAGAGGATGTTGGGAAGAAGAGGGACCAAGATGCAAGGAGATGCCCATGAGGCAGCATGGGCAACACAGAGTAAAGTTAACTGAGCCAGGTTAAAGAATGTAAATTAAAAGGTAGGAATTAATTTAAGTTAGCTATTtagaaacaagcccaagctatcaGCTGatctttcacaattaataatatatctctgtgtcattattggggagccaaCGGTCCTGATGAAAAAGTCCATCTACAGGTCACTACATGAAACAGTGCAGTTGACAGCTAAGATGCATTGAAAACCCTTCGTATTCTCTTGTAGAACCATAGCATAACCAAGACCGAGGCTATATGTAATTCACTCCCCAAGCAGGTTGATGTAATTCACTCCCCAAGCAGGTTGACACAGTTTTCGGTCTTGATGATCCTATCAAGAATTtcaggcggggggtgggggtggggtgggggggtgggggggggacgcacgctttaatcccagcactggggaggcagaggcagatggatctctgtgagtttgaggccagcctggtctccaaagcgagttccaggaaaggcgtaaagctacacagagaaaccctgtctggaaaaaacaaaaaacaaaagagaaagaaagaaagaaaaagaaagaaagaaagaaagaaagaaagaaagaaagaaagaaagaaagaaagaaagaaagaaagaaagaaagaaagaaagaaagaaagaaagaaagaaagaaaaaacgaaTTTCAGATGCCATGCATGTGATCTTGTAGTATTGGGATTTTCAcacatttctgttttgtgttcCTGTCTTTGCTGGTAGCTGGATACTCTTCCCTTCGCAGTAGCAGATTTCCAGTTCTCCATGGCATGTTGTAAGCACTGTGGGATATGCAATTGGATGACAAATTCAAGAGACTGAACTTTGACAGTGTTGGAACTATTAAAATCTAAGGAGATTTTGAGGAATGGACTAATTGCCTTTCCTAGTAAGAAATGAAAGTGAACCTGGGGGAGATTGCCAGGGTAGAGACTAAATGTGAGGTATTTTGTAGTCAAACACCAATGAGCTCATTTGTTATGTCTTATATCTTTGCATTTCAGAAAGAAGACTTTCTGTGTCCTGATTTGGGGAAACTAAGGGAAATTCAAAGCAGATTCACTCAACTTTCAAAATGTCACACAGGAATTAATTCAGTATCATGAAAGACAAAGGAAATTGAACATGGCAGATCAAACCTCTGCATAGGGAATTCCAACAACACATAACGGACCAGTGGTCATTATACACACCAGTGTGATCCAAGGAGCTGGGTCCCTCTActtagagaggagagaggaggcaagCATGAGCTCCCAGCACACAGGTGGTGAACATGGACCTGTGTTTGTGAAAAACCACGGAGACACTGGTAAATTCTAGTGGAGATCTCCCCAAAAAAATGAATTCTTACATAGATTAACAGTTTAAAGTTTTTCAAGAGACTTACAGACAGGTGGAAAAATCCTGAGATGGATTATGGGAGAGAGTGGGACTTTTAACTTTGTGCAGCAATTTATACCATTTCTGTGTCTCTGATGAACCTTCTTCTACACTGTACAGACTACAATGTTCACATCTAACTATTTTTTCAAGCTGTGGAGTCGAATCCATGCATACCTCACATAGCTTGTCagtggagaagaacaaagattaTTGACTAATTTGTAGTATTGGGCATTAAGACAAAGCATACATTATATTCAAGTGCTTTACCATTGGCTatctcagcagtgtgtgtgtgtgtgtgtgtgtgtgtgtgtgtgtgtgtgtgtgtgtgtgtgtattttaaggaagaaaagtcCATAAATTATCCATTCCAGCCTAGGATCTTCCAGAAGTCACTGAGGAGCTAGGAACATAGGCACAGACACCACTAAGGCTATTTCCAAAAATCACCTTAAAATCATTCTTTTCATTCTTACTTTAgtgtatttcttttaatttaaaagcaaGACCAAgtcaaagttatttttgttgttgtttttgttttttctatgctGTGGTAAGATTAAAATCACAAGATATGGACCAGAAATGGCCTCTAAGCCTAATATTTCCGTCAAAGGCTCAACTCACATTCACACATCTCATGTTGTGGATCTGAAAGTGAACGCCAGCCTCACTCCCCACCCCTGTCCTGCTGAATCCACTTTTTCTGCACATTCTCTACTACAGTAGCTGGGCACAAATCCAGGAACAGAAGAAATCGCCAAACCTGGGTTCCCGGAATTTTTACGCGCAGACTTGTGGGAAATGTAGTCTGGTCCTTGTGACATCACAGGGACCCACTCCGGAAACAGTACTTGTGCATTCTGTCTGAAAGTGTGCTAATTCTTCAAAGTTGGGCGAGAGTCCTGTCCTGCTGTACGTTCCTGTTGCGTCTCTGACATGGAGGTTGGTCCGGGGTGCAGCGCAGCCTGAGGCACTGTGCGGGGTGCGGGGCTCCGTCTTGGAGGGAGCGGACCTGGGTGGGAGGGCGGAAGAAGCTGCCTTGGAGGTGCAGTGCTGAACTGGCTGGGTCACGTGAGGTTGCAGGTCGGGGCTGGGGTGAGGGCGATAGGGACTGTGCCTTGAGTGATGCTTTCTTTAGGACGCTGCGTGCACCCAGAGTCTGCCTTGGGCTTTTGGGACAGGAGAGCTGCCTGGTAGCGCGGAGTAGATGATAGTGCAAAGTCCAGGACTGCAAACTAATGATGGTCAGCTGACTGCCTGCTCCTGAGGTGGAGCTGGGAGCTCAGTGAGCAGCTTTGGTGGGGAAGCATGCTTCTCTAGCTGAGCGGTTCTCACATGGATGCTGTCAGATTTCTCATAATCTGTAGATCAAACGGGGTCTGGTCCTTCCTGAACTCTGTAGACGGCCTAGTGAGTCTTGATCGTGTTCATTTTGTCTACCAGTTAAagaagtaagaaaggaaaaatccGAGGCGCAACAGGTCGCATGTAAATTCTGGAACACAGTAAATAGATCTGCCAGAATCAGCTGCAATAGGAAAGCTTTGACTGGGGGTGagagaacacacatacacccccacacagagGGACCGTCTACAGAAAGAAGGAACTGGAGAAGCTGACTCCGGGCCTCACCGGGAGGGCTGGGTTTTCTTAACCTTTGAAAGGTCTTCCATTCTTAATGTAGGATGGACCGACTGTAAAAACGACAGGATGTCTGCTTGGCCCAAAATGGTTGTGTAGGGTTGACCACAACGGTTGTGTCAACGTCTCAAGCTGGTCTTGAGCTTGTGGAGCTAGTCCCGAAGCAGGGTGTGAGGAATAGATGAAAAACTCACATGGCCTTGGGTTCCAGTGCCAGGCTTTTGTTTCAGGTCAGCAGGGTGAGGAAGAACTCACAGactgtgtgtattcatgtgattTAAAGTAAACAGACCTGTGATAGAAAAGAAACTTCAGTCTATTCTATTGCACATCCCTGTCATCTCTACTAAAATCCACAAATACATCTACTGTGTAGGGCAAAGCATGTGATACTTATTTTGAAActgatattataattatataattcatGTTTGCAAAACAGATACTATAATTGGTCTACCATTTCTTTTCATGGTTTAATCCACTTTCTAAGTCATAAAATTGCAAAACTTCATGGCTTGAAGCAAAAAGTAGTGATTGTTTCATAGCACAGTTATCTGGGACAAAGATCCTGTAGTTGCTTCTTCatgatgtgtgtgctgtgtatttaAAGGACTATGTTATGTAATCGGTAGATAGGCGATTTTCAATGGagagttattattttttagttcCTGACCAGGAATCCAGTCTTCTCTATGCATATCATTTTGATTTCCCACCAATGATCTGTTAGTCTTCAGTTTTGTGTGACTCTCTGAAAAGATCTCTGAAGGACACCAACAGGGGATGCAAGAGTTCTTATTACATCTATTCTGTCCATTCTGTTGTCCTGGGCTGGCCTCTAGGACAGGCACCATTCAAGTGGAGTTCTATATCCATCTCCCAATTATAGGAAGAATGTGTAACAATTTCTAATGAATAGCAATGTGGCCCCTCAGACCAGACATAATTTGCATTTTCCCCATTAAAAGTGAATTTTGCCAGTTTCAAATGCCACTGAAATGTTTGCCATTAATAATATTGGGTGAAATCCCTCATAAATGCTCTCCTGTTTACAGGTGCACTACCCACCACCCACAGCTTCTCACCGGAGACTGGCCCCAGGACAGCAGACACTTCCCCATGTAGAATGGTGCTATCTGTGCTGGGCAATGTGGGGAGTGATCCTTACAGCTGACTCTGCTATGGGGGCTCCTCAAGTTCTCTCAGGGGTTAATGTTTCCATTTTCATCCTCTGGGCTCTGGCCCTCCTGGTATTTATTCCGTCTTGGTGAAACATAGTTCTGCAGTTTCACTTTTCCCAACGCTGTGACCCTATCATACAGCTCCTCatactgtggtgacccccaaccataacatgactttcctttttgctttataactgtaattttgctaaggtTGTTTACTGTAATGTAAACACTTTTGGAGATGAAGGTTTGTCAAGGGGGTCGTAGAgaccacatgttgagaaccagtGCCCCGGTTAAAACAGAGTGggatctgtgtttttttttctttcacttacttCTAAAGGTGGTAACATTCTATACTAGGTACAAATAGGCTTCtaaaacagttttcttttcccttgagAAATTACTGGGTGTTCTATTCACCCAATTGTTACATTCTGCCTGTTTCTTGAAGATCTGCAGGCCTCCTCAGTGCTGTTCAAAtctatactttatttatttatttatttatttatttatttatttatttatttatttattttggtttttcgagacagggtttctctgcatagctttgcgcctttcctggagctaacttggtagcccaggctggcctcgaactcacagagatccgcctggctctgcctcccaagtgctgggattaaaggcgtgcgccgctgctgctgctgccgccgccgccgccgccgccgccgccaccaccaccacccggctaaatcTATACTTTATTTAAAGACATTTCTCTGCAGAAATTCTGAAACCCAGATGACGGCCCGAGCTGCTGCATCAGACTCTGTATTTTCATTTCACTTCACATTCATCATTGTGGATATCAACTGTTGAGAAACTCCTTCTCCCCCAACATGACTTTCTCCTGTGAGAAATGTATAGATGTGGTGTATAGTACATATGGTACTAAATACATGTTCTGTGGAtgcattcattttatatttctgtcttAAATGGATCGTGCTCAACTGAATTTATAGAATCTTTTGCCTTGACTTTCCTTGAAGATGGATCCAGTGTGAGATCATATGACCACATTGGACATATCTGAGGAATATTACTCACCTATGTAAGAAATATTTCTGGCTCTCTTTCATCCTGGGAAGAATCTAGATTTATGTCCACAGGCACATGATGCctgtgttagggtttctattgctgtgatgaagaccATGATGAAAGACATCtttgagaagaaagggtttattttagacTACAACTTCAGTTAAcagttcaaggcaggaacctgaggcaagAACtgtagcagaggccagaggagaacactGCTTATGACTTGCCCAGCCTACTTTCCTATACCATGTAGGAATGCCtggccaggacaggcaccacccATAATGCCCTGTGCTGTgtcatatcaatcactaattaagaaaatgccccttaGACAGGAAAATTCTCCAGCCCAGTGTATATTGGTATTTATAGTATTAATGGCTTTTCTTAAACTAAAGTACGGTATCATAAATTGATCTTTATTCCAGGAAATGCTGTCCTTCTGGGATGTGGCCATTGAGTTCTCTGCCGAAGAGAAGGAATGCCTGGAGCATGCTCAGTGGAATTTGTACAGGGATGTGATGTTGGAGAATTACAGCAACCTTGTGTTCCTTGGTGAGGCTCTCATCCATAGTGAATTCTTATTTCACCATCAACATGTAGCTTCCTCACTTTGTATGGTATCTCATGGGAGCATTTCAACAGCTATTTTCAAatcctttcttttcagaaaaattaaGGAGATTAAGGAGTATTAAAAATCATTTGTGGGCTggtgtggttaagagcactgattgctcttctagagaactgaggttcaattcccagcacccacatagcagttcacaaatgtctgtaattccaagatctgacacacTCACACTGATATACACAAAGGCAAACACCAATgcccataaaaaataaaaatagatcattaaagaaaaagaatcatttcactgtttttctttttgtgtttaacCTTTCTGTGTTGGATGTATGTTTCCTTCACTCCAGTGGGAATGTTAGAAATTCAATGGCATGAGACATGGAGTACACTTGTTAATAACAGTGTTTCACAATTTAGTTTTAatgttttttccctttaaatgAAACTCAGAATGCTTTTTAATTCCTTGTGTAATATAGTTATCctgtaagaaaacatttaaggaactgaTTGTCTGCAATCATTTATTTCATCATCTCTTTCCTTATAAGCCATGTACTGGAAGGCACATGTCAATTCCAAGTAAAAGAACACATAAACAatcttgttctctttttctgcAAACAGGTCTTGCTGTGTCTAAGCCACACCTGGTGACATTTTTGGAGCAAGGACAAGAATCTTCAGATGTGAAGGGACAAGCAGCAGCCATTGTGCACCCAGGTGTGTAGGAATGAGGGGTTCAGGGGCAGAGTTGAGGTCCAAATATCCAGTAGAAAGGCAGGCTTTCTCATCTTCTTTGAAACATGATACAATGGGAATAATTCTTTAGGTTTCTCCTTCATGTCTTTGTTATCCAAGGAGCACATCTCTCAGAAGTTTATGATGGCTTAAATGTCTTAAGCTTTGTATTTCCCCAAAAGTGAGCTGTGCTTCTATTGACAGTGACTTccaaggtttttctttttgttgattcTCCATTGTAGTGTAAGACTCAGGGAAAGAGAACTCTGTGCTGGTCAGATTCTGAGTCATTTATTTgcagagtttgagaccagactcatgccaggaagatctctgcacCGAAGTGAGCGTGATTGGGTTTATAAAGCCTAATGCACAGTTCCATctcagagaggcaggagggacagGAGACTATGCAGTTT contains these protein-coding regions:
- the LOC102929029 gene encoding zinc finger protein 58-like isoform X2, producing MEEMLSFWDVAIEFSAEEKECLEHAQWNLYRDVMLENYSNLVFLGLAVSKPHLVTFLEQGQESSDVKGQAAAIVHPGV